One window of Microbacterium sediminis genomic DNA carries:
- a CDS encoding S1C family serine protease, translating to MDNQVPAADSGTASGANGAYGSGVVPPRPVMSAADAAAQHSAHGTWSPQAGAEQPAYPTRPTEPLPPYIAPSEAPKTEKKKGRGGAIAGLLVAAALVGGAAGLGGTYAGMQLWAPAASSGSSSPESITVNNPGSVNEATAVAAEALPSTVTISVTGSSEAGSGTGVVLTEDGYVVTNTHVATLGGAVQDGTIKVTDSDGRIYDATIVGTDPIYDLAVIKLEGASGMKPIEFADSSELNVGDTTVAIGAPLGLPNTVTTGIVSALNRSIQIASSAAPEGADENATPDEDGGSGEDSPWYFDIPGQDTQQSANETISIAVIQTDAAINPGNSGGALVNSEGQLIGINVAIATASGSTTEESGSVGIGFSIPSNVVERVADEIMENGSATHGLLGASVTSSAAHEGATIEGAMIAEVSDGGAAEEAGLREGDIVTEFNGVPITSSTDLTAQVRAAAGGSDATLTYVRDGEAHTVDVTLGTLE from the coding sequence ATGGACAACCAGGTTCCCGCCGCCGACAGCGGCACCGCATCCGGCGCGAACGGCGCCTACGGCTCCGGCGTGGTCCCGCCCCGCCCGGTGATGTCCGCCGCCGATGCGGCCGCGCAGCACTCCGCGCACGGCACGTGGTCGCCGCAGGCGGGCGCCGAGCAGCCCGCGTACCCCACGCGACCGACCGAGCCCCTGCCGCCCTACATCGCCCCGAGCGAGGCGCCCAAGACCGAGAAGAAGAAGGGGCGCGGCGGCGCGATCGCCGGCCTCCTCGTGGCCGCGGCGCTCGTGGGCGGCGCCGCCGGCCTCGGCGGCACCTACGCGGGCATGCAGCTGTGGGCGCCGGCCGCCTCGAGCGGATCGTCCAGCCCCGAGTCGATCACCGTGAACAACCCCGGCTCCGTCAACGAGGCCACCGCCGTGGCCGCCGAGGCGCTGCCCAGCACGGTGACGATCTCGGTCACCGGCTCGTCCGAGGCCGGCAGCGGCACGGGCGTGGTGCTCACCGAGGACGGCTACGTCGTCACCAACACCCACGTCGCCACGCTCGGCGGCGCGGTGCAGGACGGCACGATCAAGGTCACCGACTCCGACGGCCGCATCTACGACGCCACGATCGTCGGCACCGACCCGATCTACGACCTCGCGGTGATCAAGCTCGAGGGCGCCTCGGGAATGAAGCCGATCGAGTTCGCCGACTCGTCGGAGCTGAACGTGGGCGACACCACGGTCGCGATCGGCGCCCCGCTGGGCCTGCCCAACACCGTCACCACCGGCATCGTGAGCGCGCTGAACCGCAGCATCCAGATCGCCTCGTCCGCCGCGCCGGAGGGCGCCGACGAGAACGCCACCCCCGACGAGGACGGCGGCAGCGGCGAGGACTCGCCGTGGTACTTCGACATCCCCGGCCAGGACACCCAGCAGTCGGCGAACGAGACCATCTCGATCGCGGTGATCCAGACCGACGCGGCCATCAACCCCGGCAACTCGGGCGGCGCGCTCGTGAACTCCGAGGGGCAGCTGATCGGCATCAACGTGGCGATCGCGACCGCCTCGGGCAGCACGACCGAGGAGTCCGGATCGGTGGGCATCGGCTTCTCGATCCCGTCGAACGTGGTCGAGCGCGTGGCCGACGAGATCATGGAGAACGGCAGCGCCACCCACGGCCTCCTCGGCGCGAGCGTGACCAGCTCGGCGGCGCACGAGGGTGCCACCATCGAGGGCGCCATGATCGCCGAGGTCTCGGACGGCGGCGCCGCCGAGGAGGCGGGCCTGCGCGAGGGCGACATCGTCACCGAGTTCAACGGCGTGCCGATCACGAGCTCTACCGACCTCACCGCGCAGGTGCGCGCGGCCGCGGGCGGCAGCGACGCGACGCTGACCTACGTGCGCGACGGCGAGGCGCACACCGTCGACGTGACCCTGGGCACGCTGGAGTAA